Proteins found in one Kangiella sediminilitoris genomic segment:
- a CDS encoding MerR family transcriptional regulator: protein MLEPSNNNELPAIPGKRYFTIGEVSDLCAVKPHVLRYWEQEFDQLDPVRRGNRRYYQREDVLIVRQIRSLLYEHGYTIGGARQCLEEGGENGNAAESAQIDDIIEELEKIKRFLTI, encoded by the coding sequence ATGTTGGAACCGAGCAATAATAACGAATTACCAGCAATTCCAGGTAAGCGCTATTTTACTATTGGGGAAGTAAGTGATTTATGTGCGGTAAAGCCGCACGTCCTTCGTTACTGGGAACAAGAGTTCGACCAGCTTGATCCTGTGCGTCGTGGTAACCGTCGTTACTACCAGCGCGAAGATGTCCTTATCGTCCGTCAGATCCGTTCTCTATTATACGAGCATGGCTACACCATTGGTGGAGCGCGTCAGTGCCTTGAAGAGGGCGGTGAGAACGGCAATGCGGCTGAATCAGCCCAAATTGATGACATCATTGAAGAACTAGAAAAAATTAAACGATTCCTAACGATTTAA
- a CDS encoding DUF4007 family protein → MKFNKNRVAFGRHESFALRYGWLTKGYNALVFEPNFFKSEDATTVLGVGKNMVNAIKYWLTASQLINDNKQEPTTLGKLIFDKEKGYDPYLEDEATIWLIHWLLASNAENSTAIFWFFNKFHKAGFTGLEVQTALKDFVKDQVETKVSATTLKNDAQLVLRMYTPSKANAKTPVEEALDSPLSLLRLIGTGSSSKHYLSKPEEREHLPLGVLGFAVTKLMKDKGVSSLPIEDLMYAKDDFAAPGAIFRLTENALVTKLEQLVNYLPGKLTIRETAGIHQLYILDDKIKPVNYLSKHYKDSIKGVAA, encoded by the coding sequence ATGAAGTTTAATAAAAATAGAGTTGCATTTGGGCGACATGAGTCTTTTGCCCTTAGATACGGCTGGTTAACGAAGGGCTATAATGCTTTAGTATTCGAGCCAAACTTTTTTAAAAGTGAGGACGCTACAACTGTTCTTGGAGTAGGAAAAAATATGGTTAATGCCATAAAGTATTGGCTAACAGCGTCTCAGCTAATTAATGATAACAAACAGGAGCCCACTACTTTAGGAAAGCTAATTTTTGATAAAGAAAAAGGATATGACCCCTATCTAGAAGACGAAGCAACGATATGGCTTATACATTGGCTACTAGCATCAAATGCAGAAAACTCAACTGCAATTTTTTGGTTCTTTAACAAGTTCCATAAAGCCGGATTTACTGGACTAGAGGTTCAGACTGCATTAAAAGATTTTGTAAAAGATCAGGTTGAGACGAAAGTAAGCGCGACTACTTTAAAAAATGATGCTCAGTTAGTTTTGAGAATGTATACCCCATCGAAAGCTAACGCGAAAACTCCAGTGGAGGAAGCTTTAGACTCTCCTCTAAGTTTACTTAGGCTTATTGGCACAGGTTCTAGTTCAAAACATTACTTATCTAAACCTGAAGAACGTGAGCATCTACCTTTGGGTGTGCTAGGTTTTGCTGTAACTAAGCTTATGAAAGATAAAGGTGTTTCATCATTACCAATAGAGGACCTAATGTATGCTAAAGATGACTTTGCTGCACCAGGGGCTATATTTAGATTAACTGAAAACGCATTAGTGACTAAGCTTGAGCAGTTAGTTAACTACTTACCCGGCAAGCTAACAATCCGTGAGACTGCAGGAATACACCAGCTATATATTTTGGATGATAAAATTAAGCCTGTGAATTACCTGTCTAAACACTATAAAGATTCAATCAAAGGAGTAGCCGCGTGA